A portion of the Lathamus discolor isolate bLatDis1 chromosome 5, bLatDis1.hap1, whole genome shotgun sequence genome contains these proteins:
- the SNX3 gene encoding LOW QUALITY PROTEIN: sorting nexin-3 (The sequence of the model RefSeq protein was modified relative to this genomic sequence to represent the inferred CDS: inserted 2 bases in 1 codon): MAETIADTRRLISKPQNLNDAYGPPSNFLEIDVGNPQTVGVGRGRFTTYEIRVKTNLPIFKLKESTVRRRYSDFEWLRNELERESKVVVPPLPGKALLRQLPFRGDDGIFDDSFIEERKQALEQFINKVAGHPLAQNERCLHMFLQDEVIDKXTTHHPK; the protein is encoded by the exons ATGGCTGAGACGATCGCGGACACCCGGCGGCTGATCAGCAAGCCGCAGAACCTGAACGACGCCTACGGGCCGCCCAGCAACTTCCTGGAGATCGACGTGGGCAACCCGCAGACCGTGGGGGTGGGCCGCGGCCGCTTCACTACCTACGAGATCCGCGTCAAG ACAAATCTACCTATTTTCAAATTGAAAGAATCTACAGTCAGAAGAAGATACAGTGACTTTGAATGGCTAAGGAATGAactagaaagagaaagcaag GTTGTGGTACCACCTCTACCAGGAAAAGCTCTTCTCCGTCAGCTCCCCTTCCGAGGAGATGACGGCATATTTGATGATTCCTTTATAGAGGAAAGGAAGCAAGCTCTTGAACAATTCATAAACAA GGTTGCAGGTCACCCACTGGCACAGAACGAGCGCTGTCTTCACATGTTCTTACAAGATGAAGTAATAGACAA AACTACACACCATCCAAAATAA